One segment of Proteus appendicitidis DNA contains the following:
- a CDS encoding MgtC family protein, with protein MTMTPYILNLVIAMCLGALIGAERQWRQRMAGLRTNALVATGAAVFILSSIETSPDSPGRIAAQVVSGIGFLGAGVIMREGMNIRGLNTAATLWCSAGIGVLCGLGLYQLATIATVLILCANILLREAAQRINAQPQHQAIDIEQRYSIRIICHEEDEVLVRTLILQAINGLHVRLQSLSSADTLMPSQLEVCAELLATPVEQKEIEAIVCRVSLEKSVSAINWKIAAEHPA; from the coding sequence ATGACGATGACGCCTTATATTTTAAATCTCGTGATTGCAATGTGTCTTGGTGCTTTGATTGGTGCCGAACGTCAATGGCGACAAAGAATGGCCGGTTTAAGAACAAATGCTTTAGTTGCAACGGGTGCGGCTGTTTTTATTTTAAGTTCAATAGAAACTTCGCCAGATAGCCCTGGTCGGATTGCGGCTCAAGTTGTTTCAGGTATTGGGTTTCTTGGTGCAGGTGTGATCATGCGTGAAGGAATGAATATACGGGGGCTTAATACAGCTGCCACGCTTTGGTGTTCAGCAGGAATTGGCGTGTTATGTGGCTTAGGTTTATATCAATTGGCAACCATAGCAACAGTTCTTATTCTTTGTGCGAATATCTTACTGCGAGAGGCTGCTCAGCGGATAAACGCGCAACCACAACATCAAGCAATAGATATAGAGCAACGCTACTCAATACGAATTATTTGTCATGAAGAAGATGAAGTTTTAGTGAGAACACTTATTTTGCAAGCCATCAATGGATTACACGTTCGATTACAGTCTTTAAGCAGTGCTGATACATTGATGCCTAGCCAGTTGGAAGTTTGTGCTGAATTACTGGCAACACCTGTCGAGCAAAAAGAGATAGAAGCGATTGTTTGCAGAGTAAGTTTAGAAAAGAGTGTCAGTGCAATTAATTGGAAGATAGCGGCAGAGCATCCCGCTTGA
- the dsrB gene encoding protein DsrB: MQVNDNVVVKTDGIADREGTILLVEEFNEGIMYLVSLPEYPKGIWFFNEKEGGEGTFVRPIQQK, encoded by the coding sequence ATGCAGGTTAATGATAACGTTGTTGTGAAAACTGATGGTATTGCCGATCGTGAAGGAACTATCCTACTTGTCGAAGAATTTAATGAAGGCATAATGTATTTAGTATCACTCCCTGAATATCCAAAAGGAATTTGGTTTTTTAATGAAAAAGAGGGCGGAGAAGGGACATTTGTTAGACCAATACAGCAAAAGTGA
- the cspE gene encoding transcription antiterminator/RNA stability regulator CspE encodes MSDKMKGQVKWFNESKGFGFITPADGSKDVFVHFSAIQGNGFKTLAEGQNVEFTIENGAKGPAAANVTAL; translated from the coding sequence ATGTCTGACAAAATGAAAGGTCAAGTTAAGTGGTTCAACGAGTCTAAAGGCTTTGGTTTTATTACTCCAGCAGACGGAAGCAAAGACGTATTCGTTCACTTTTCTGCCATTCAAGGTAACGGTTTCAAAACTCTGGCTGAAGGTCAGAACGTAGAATTCACAATTGAAAACGGTGCAAAAGGTCCAGCAGCTGCTAACGTAACAGCTCTGTAA
- a CDS encoding YlaC family protein produces the protein MNVLKEILERDLDRINKAEKRDGKPHFNSQFLKNHIWLCISMVLSYILLAALLIYSPYFGVISLVLFTVMFLVMAGILLFDIKPIYKFEDIGVLDLRVCYNGEWYTFEKLSDEAISEIHQHPAISEKIKEDIREIISKKQEIHFYDVYLMAFDPVQQSISASQLSPQI, from the coding sequence ATGAATGTATTAAAAGAAATCTTAGAGCGTGATTTAGACCGGATCAATAAAGCAGAAAAAAGAGACGGGAAACCACATTTTAATAGTCAGTTTTTAAAAAACCATATCTGGTTATGTATCAGTATGGTTCTTTCTTATATATTGCTTGCTGCGTTATTAATTTATTCACCTTATTTTGGTGTTATCTCGCTCGTGCTCTTTACTGTGATGTTCTTAGTGATGGCTGGTATCTTGTTATTTGATATAAAGCCTATTTATAAATTTGAAGATATTGGCGTTCTCGATTTGAGAGTTTGCTATAACGGTGAATGGTATACCTTTGAAAAACTTTCTGATGAAGCCATAAGTGAGATCCACCAGCACCCGGCAATATCCGAAAAAATAAAAGAAGACATTCGCGAGATTATTAGTAAAAAACAAGAAATTCATTTTTACGATGTGTACTTGATGGCATTTGATCCTGTTCAACAATCAATTTCAGCATCACAGTTATCCCCTCAAATTTAA
- a CDS encoding NAD(P)H-dependent oxidoreductase: protein MTNVFIINAAKEFDGSKGKLNDHLTQVATELLSSHQINVQSTRIDDGYDNNEEVEKYLWADVIIYQMPAWWMEGPWILKKYVDDVFSAGYGKMYIDDGRTRKDPSKKYGSGGLLQGKKYLLSVTWNAPFGAFEEQEQFFEGKGIDAVYFPFHKANQFLGMEGLKTFGMFDVVKQPQIEQDVEAYKKHLKREIIGIAD from the coding sequence GTGACTAATGTTTTTATTATTAATGCTGCAAAAGAGTTTGATGGATCTAAAGGAAAACTCAACGACCATTTAACGCAAGTTGCCACAGAATTGTTGTCTTCGCATCAGATAAATGTGCAATCAACACGAATTGATGATGGTTATGATAATAACGAAGAAGTTGAAAAATATTTATGGGCCGATGTCATTATTTATCAAATGCCAGCATGGTGGATGGAAGGTCCTTGGATCTTAAAAAAATACGTTGATGATGTATTTAGTGCTGGGTATGGCAAAATGTATATTGATGATGGTCGTACACGAAAAGATCCTTCGAAAAAATATGGTTCGGGTGGATTATTACAAGGCAAAAAGTATCTTCTTTCTGTAACTTGGAATGCACCTTTTGGCGCTTTTGAAGAACAAGAACAGTTCTTTGAAGGAAAAGGAATTGATGCTGTCTATTTTCCATTCCATAAAGCGAATCAATTTTTAGGTATGGAAGGATTAAAAACTTTCGGAATGTTTGATGTGGTGAAACAACCGCAAATAGAACAAGACGTTGAAGCGTATAAAAAACACCTAAAACGAGAAATTATTGGAATAGCAGATTAG
- a CDS encoding AraC family transcriptional regulator: MDTTNLSSPMILEFEQFKKTLLLYTKDKEGGWDTAVSGLALCRYTSITESEGWVYEPSLAIAAQGAKRITIGLETNCYRPMNMLLTSSEIPTFAKVCEASKETPFLAILLKLDLALLPELLAENKFELLQQNNEIRAQQIVQATAPILQAVTRLIKLIDTPEDAPFIAPLIQKEILYYLLRSNDGARQQLLASQHPQCRQISHALDWIKQHYREIIRIEDLTTLVGMSASSFHFHFKNRTGMTPLQYQKWLRLNEARRIMLIEMSDVSEAAFIVGYESPSQFSREYQRLFGLSPLKDIQRLKVSGSERVSLDY; the protein is encoded by the coding sequence ATGGATACGACGAACTTATCATCCCCGATGATATTAGAGTTTGAGCAATTTAAAAAAACACTTCTTCTATATACAAAAGATAAAGAAGGGGGATGGGATACTGCAGTTTCTGGTTTAGCGTTATGTCGATATACCTCTATTACAGAGTCAGAAGGCTGGGTGTATGAACCCAGTTTGGCTATTGCTGCACAAGGTGCAAAGCGGATAACGATAGGGTTAGAGACGAATTGCTATCGCCCTATGAATATGCTTCTAACCTCATCAGAAATACCAACCTTTGCTAAAGTTTGTGAAGCTTCAAAAGAAACGCCTTTTTTAGCAATATTACTAAAGTTAGACCTCGCTCTATTACCTGAACTGCTAGCTGAAAATAAGTTTGAATTACTACAACAAAATAATGAGATCCGCGCTCAACAAATTGTTCAAGCAACCGCGCCAATCTTACAAGCCGTAACAAGGCTTATAAAACTAATAGATACACCAGAAGATGCACCTTTTATTGCTCCTTTGATCCAAAAAGAGATCCTTTATTACTTATTACGATCGAATGATGGTGCGCGTCAGCAACTATTAGCATCACAACATCCTCAGTGTCGGCAAATTAGCCATGCCCTGGATTGGATTAAACAACATTATCGCGAAATAATTCGGATTGAAGATCTTACAACGTTGGTGGGTATGAGCGCCTCTTCATTTCATTTTCACTTTAAAAACCGAACTGGCATGACACCGTTGCAATATCAAAAATGGCTACGACTGAATGAAGCAAGAAGGATCATGCTGATTGAAATGAGTGACGTTTCTGAAGCCGCATTTATTGTCGGCTATGAAAGCCCCTCACAGTTTAGCCGTGAATATCAGCGATTATTTGGCTTATCACCTTTAAAAGATATTCAACGATTAAAAGTATCGGGATCAGAAAGAGTATCTTTGGATTATTAG